The following coding sequences are from one Hymenobacter sp. DG25A window:
- a CDS encoding DUF5602 domain-containing protein, which yields MLHSLLFGVHRGVRLWLAIFMIGSLAFTTACNDDDDNNTPPATPVTTFGDAVTVGNGTARSFVTVDANGNPTEIGMRLTEAALTGLPATNTNPPAWYMLNLPANSTAKLPFNHLSLDWNPNGHEPEAVYGKPHFDAHFYMITMAERAQIGLDDAKGDVLPAANLLPAGYQTVPNVAPFRTIPMMGRHWVDPSSHEYHGQDFTQTFIYGSYNGKIIFLEPMITKAYLAEKKTETFTLPRPDVVEKTGVYYPTKYTIGYDAATKEYVIVLHNMELR from the coding sequence ATGCTTCATTCTCTTCTTTTTGGGGTGCACCGTGGGGTGCGTCTCTGGCTGGCTATTTTCATGATAGGTAGCTTGGCGTTTACTACCGCCTGCAACGATGATGATGATAACAACACTCCCCCTGCCACGCCCGTCACCACCTTCGGTGATGCCGTAACGGTAGGCAACGGTACTGCTCGCAGCTTTGTAACGGTGGATGCCAACGGGAACCCAACGGAAATAGGCATGCGCCTGACCGAGGCGGCCCTCACCGGCCTGCCCGCTACTAATACTAATCCCCCGGCCTGGTATATGCTCAACCTCCCGGCAAATTCTACTGCTAAGCTGCCCTTCAATCACCTTTCTCTGGACTGGAACCCCAATGGTCACGAACCGGAAGCGGTATATGGCAAGCCCCATTTTGATGCTCATTTCTACATGATTACCATGGCTGAGCGTGCTCAAATTGGCCTGGACGACGCCAAAGGAGACGTGCTGCCCGCTGCTAACCTGCTACCGGCCGGCTACCAAACGGTCCCCAACGTAGCGCCCTTCCGCACCATACCCATGATGGGCCGCCACTGGGTAGACCCCAGCAGCCATGAGTACCACGGCCAAGACTTCACCCAAACGTTTATCTATGGCTCCTACAACGGAAAGATTATTTTCCTGGAGCCCATGATTACCAAGGCTTACCTTGCAGAAAAGAAAACCGAAACCTTCACGCTGCCCCGCCCGGATGTGGTAGAGAAAACCGGGGTATACTATCCTACCAAGTACACCATCGGTTACGACGCAGCGACGAAGGAATATGTGATAGTATTGCACAACATGGAGCTGCGCTAA
- a CDS encoding RidA family protein, with protein METLHHPAAPQAIGPYAQAVVAGGLVFCSGQTPLVPETMRIEATTIEEQTRQVLHNLSVVLSAKGLSLSNVVKTTVFLKNFADFPRMNATYAAVFGEHRPARSTVEVSRLPLDALVEIECIAELAGNK; from the coding sequence ATGGAAACACTGCATCACCCGGCTGCCCCGCAGGCTATTGGTCCTTACGCCCAGGCAGTAGTAGCCGGCGGGCTGGTTTTTTGCTCCGGCCAAACGCCCCTGGTACCGGAAACCATGCGCATTGAGGCCACCACCATTGAGGAGCAGACCCGCCAGGTGCTGCACAACCTAAGCGTGGTGCTGTCGGCCAAAGGTCTGAGCCTGTCCAACGTGGTAAAGACGACCGTCTTCCTGAAAAACTTCGCAGATTTTCCCCGCATGAACGCCACTTACGCGGCCGTATTTGGGGAGCACCGCCCGGCCCGGAGCACCGTGGAAGTATCGCGGCTGCCCTTGGATGCCCTGGTGGAAATTGAGTGCATTGCCGAGCTGGCCGGTAACAAGTAA
- the rpmB gene encoding 50S ribosomal protein L28, producing the protein MARVCDLTGKRTRVGNNVSHANNKTKRKFYPNLQKKRFYIPEEDAWVTLKVATSTIRTINKNGIMSVLKKAKEQGFIVY; encoded by the coding sequence ATGGCCCGAGTTTGTGATCTGACCGGCAAGCGTACCCGCGTAGGCAACAACGTTTCGCACGCCAACAACAAGACCAAGCGCAAGTTCTATCCGAACCTGCAGAAGAAGCGCTTCTACATCCCCGAAGAGGATGCTTGGGTTACTTTGAAAGTAGCAACCAGCACTATCCGCACTATCAACAAGAACGGCATCATGTCGGTCCTGAAGAAGGCGAAAGAGCAGGGCTTCATCGTTTACTAG
- a CDS encoding cation diffusion facilitator family transporter: MANPNSSKTALYGGLIANIGIALSKFVAAYFTRSSAMLSEGIHSLVDSGNAILLLYGVSQSQKPADARHPFGRSKELYFWGLIVAVLIFAIGGGMSFYEGIKHIEHPEPLTDPLWNYVVLGVAIGFEGWACWLAVKALKAGANGSNTGFWTMLRQSKDPAVFASVMENLAALLGLVFALAGVYLGHQFNNPYLDGAASIAIGLLLMLVAVFLVSRTKGLLVGEGVDAETLEGMQVIARSQPYIEHIAPPLTMYLGPQDIMMALDVEFRNDLTAEEVEEAIDQLQDAIKAQYPYVKRIFVEAKAVSARGRQVLK; this comes from the coding sequence ATGGCAAACCCAAATTCCTCCAAAACAGCCCTTTACGGGGGGTTAATTGCAAATATTGGCATTGCGCTCAGCAAATTCGTGGCGGCCTACTTCACCCGCAGCTCGGCCATGCTCTCGGAGGGCATTCACTCGCTGGTAGATAGTGGCAACGCCATACTATTGCTCTATGGGGTAAGCCAGAGTCAGAAACCCGCTGATGCGCGCCACCCCTTCGGGCGCTCCAAAGAGCTGTATTTCTGGGGGTTGATTGTAGCCGTACTGATCTTTGCCATTGGTGGCGGCATGTCTTTCTATGAAGGCATTAAGCACATTGAGCACCCCGAGCCCCTCACCGATCCGCTCTGGAACTACGTTGTGCTGGGCGTAGCTATCGGCTTTGAGGGCTGGGCCTGCTGGCTGGCGGTAAAGGCCTTAAAGGCCGGTGCCAACGGCAGCAACACCGGCTTCTGGACTATGCTGCGCCAGAGCAAAGACCCGGCAGTATTTGCCTCTGTGATGGAAAACCTGGCCGCCCTGCTGGGCCTGGTGTTTGCGCTGGCCGGCGTGTATTTAGGGCATCAGTTCAACAACCCCTATCTGGACGGCGCTGCCTCTATTGCCATTGGGCTGCTGCTGATGCTGGTGGCCGTATTCCTGGTAAGCCGCACCAAAGGCTTGCTGGTAGGTGAAGGGGTGGATGCGGAAACCCTGGAGGGCATGCAGGTGATTGCCCGCAGCCAACCCTATATAGAGCACATTGCTCCTCCCCTGACCATGTACCTGGGGCCGCAGGATATAATGATGGCCCTGGATGTGGAGTTCCGGAATGATCTGACCGCCGAGGAAGTAGAAGAGGCCATTGACCAGCTACAGGATGCCATTAAGGCGCAGTACCCATACGTGAAGCGCATTTTTGTGGAAGCCAAAGCCGTATCGGCCCGGGGGCGGCAGGTCCTGAAATAG
- a CDS encoding APC family permease, producing the protein MHQPTTSTDSAAATTAPEPALRRRLGLVQATALNMIDMVGIGPFVTLPLVMGLMGPYFLLAWLVGAGLAVVDGLIWSELGAAYPEAGGSYRFLKLAYGEHKWGRLMSFLYVWQTLVQAPLVLASGAIGFAQYFGYLVPLTAWWQPKLVSGAVVLLLVLLLYRRIEDIGRLGVMLWVGVLGLMAWLIFGGITHATHPVAWLPAGGWSAVPGLLLSAAMGQAAVKTIYSYLGYYNVCHLGGEVREPHKLIPRSIFLSILGITALYLLLNWSVGTVIPWQEAQHSEFIVSTFVERLYGAMAAKAATALVLWVAFASLFAVLLGYSRIPYAAAADGEFLPIFGRLHPTKQFPYVSLLILGGLGFVFSLLFRLAEVISAILAMRILIQFVGQAIGLVLLRRRRGTTGLPFRMPLYPLPVVLAIAVWLLIFWSTGLQLIASALVVIAAGCVAFLLWSRKLQRWPFAPAPRHGK; encoded by the coding sequence ATGCACCAACCCACTACTTCCACGGATTCAGCTGCTGCCACCACCGCTCCCGAGCCCGCCCTGCGTCGCCGCCTGGGCCTGGTGCAGGCCACCGCCCTTAACATGATTGACATGGTGGGCATTGGGCCCTTTGTCACGCTGCCGCTGGTAATGGGTCTGATGGGGCCCTACTTTCTGCTGGCCTGGCTGGTAGGGGCCGGCCTGGCCGTAGTAGATGGGCTGATCTGGAGTGAGCTGGGCGCCGCTTACCCGGAAGCCGGCGGCTCCTACCGGTTTCTGAAGCTGGCCTATGGCGAGCATAAATGGGGCCGACTGATGTCGTTCCTGTACGTGTGGCAAACCCTGGTGCAGGCGCCGCTGGTGCTGGCTTCGGGCGCCATTGGCTTTGCGCAGTATTTCGGCTACCTGGTGCCGCTCACGGCCTGGTGGCAGCCAAAGCTGGTTAGCGGCGCGGTGGTACTGCTGCTGGTATTGCTGCTCTACCGCCGCATTGAGGATATTGGCCGCCTGGGCGTGATGCTGTGGGTAGGCGTGCTGGGCCTCATGGCCTGGCTGATTTTTGGCGGTATCACGCATGCTACCCACCCGGTGGCCTGGCTGCCGGCCGGGGGGTGGTCGGCGGTGCCGGGCCTGCTGTTGTCGGCGGCTATGGGGCAGGCAGCCGTGAAAACCATTTACAGCTACCTGGGCTACTACAACGTGTGCCACCTGGGCGGGGAAGTGCGCGAGCCGCACAAGCTGATACCGCGCAGTATTTTCCTGAGTATTCTGGGCATTACGGCGCTGTACCTGCTGCTGAACTGGAGCGTGGGCACGGTTATTCCCTGGCAGGAAGCGCAGCATTCGGAGTTTATCGTCAGCACGTTTGTAGAGCGGCTCTATGGGGCTATGGCGGCTAAGGCTGCTACGGCTTTGGTGCTATGGGTAGCGTTTGCTTCCCTGTTTGCCGTGCTGCTGGGGTACTCGCGTATTCCGTACGCCGCCGCGGCCGATGGGGAGTTTCTACCCATCTTCGGGCGTTTGCACCCTACCAAGCAGTTTCCCTACGTTTCGCTGCTGATTCTGGGCGGGTTGGGGTTTGTGTTCAGCCTGCTGTTCCGGCTGGCCGAGGTCATCAGCGCCATTCTGGCCATGCGCATTCTGATACAGTTTGTGGGGCAGGCTATTGGCCTGGTGCTGCTGCGCCGCCGGCGCGGTACTACAGGGCTACCCTTCCGCATGCCCCTATACCCTTTGCCCGTAGTGCTGGCTATAGCCGTGTGGCTGCTGATTTTCTGGAGCACCGGCCTGCAGCTGATAGCCTCGGCACTGGTAGTAATAGCTGCGGGCTGCGTAGCATTTCTGCTGTGGAGCCGCAAGCTGCAGCGCTGGCCCTTTGCACCGGCACCTAGACATGGGAAATAG
- the rpmG gene encoding 50S ribosomal protein L33 — MAKKGNRVQVILECTEHKNSGQPGTSRYITTKNRKNTPERIELKKFNSVLKKMTVHKEIK, encoded by the coding sequence ATGGCTAAAAAAGGAAACCGGGTGCAGGTAATCCTCGAGTGCACCGAGCACAAGAACTCGGGTCAGCCGGGCACCTCGCGCTACATTACCACCAAGAACCGCAAAAATACTCCTGAGCGCATTGAGCTGAAGAAGTTCAACTCTGTGCTCAAGAAGATGACCGTTCACAAGGAAATCAAGTAA
- a CDS encoding DUF4295 domain-containing protein, whose translation MAKKVVATLKTPGGKDWAKVIRAVKSEKTGAYTFREEMVPVDKVQDYLATGVK comes from the coding sequence ATGGCTAAGAAAGTAGTAGCAACCCTGAAAACCCCAGGCGGTAAGGATTGGGCTAAAGTGATTCGTGCCGTTAAATCGGAGAAAACTGGTGCCTATACTTTCCGTGAGGAAATGGTGCCCGTGGATAAAGTGCAGGACTACCTCGCCACCGGCGTTAAGTAA
- a CDS encoding DUF5522 domain-containing protein: MAAPSAPQPLQPGDYYLTPQGYMVFTEQYHLRRGTCCGSGCRHCPWKADGSAKKPSSGPKQS; encoded by the coding sequence ATGGCCGCGCCTTCTGCCCCTCAGCCCCTGCAACCCGGCGACTATTATCTCACGCCCCAGGGCTATATGGTCTTCACGGAGCAGTATCACCTGCGGCGCGGCACCTGCTGCGGCAGCGGCTGCCGGCACTGCCCCTGGAAGGCCGACGGCAGCGCCAAGAAGCCCTCCAGCGGCCCAAAACAGAGCTAA
- a CDS encoding aminopeptidase P family protein translates to MAATFAQRAAGPDRPADFLDPAFHRQRRELLRQQMPARSVAVLFAAPVRNRANDVNFLYHQDPDFFYLTGYDEPDAVLVLFKEPQTINGQAGVTEALFVQPRDPQAEQWTGRRLGSAGAKDQLKLQYTAENKAFAGAGIRWADFGQVLFTSLPADVRDDRRDPADLYNLVADFRQQVAVPADYSPARAELYNRLQRSGVSNAPQMKGYLERLMKEQPALAADTYIQGYLQAATDAERQKALAARPVDRHDASLLNNALDQLREIKTPEELAHLRRAIRISAVGQQEVMKALKPEMGEMEVQGLHEYVYKRYGAEFEGYPSIVGAGANGCILHYETNDKQQVKNDLLLMDCGAEYHGYTADVTRTIPPSGKFSPEQRQVYELVLAAQEAGFAECKPGNAFSAPGKAAQDVITAGLLKLGIITKPEDVRRYFPHGTSHYLGLDVHDRGTYGPLRAGNVITVEPGIYIPEGSPCDKKWWNIGVRIEDDVLLTSTGYENLSKEAPRTVADIEKLMAKSSVLEAFKLPVLK, encoded by the coding sequence GTGGCTGCCACCTTTGCCCAGCGCGCCGCCGGTCCCGACCGGCCGGCCGATTTTCTGGACCCCGCATTTCACCGGCAACGGAGAGAGCTACTGCGTCAACAGATGCCGGCTCGCTCCGTTGCCGTTTTGTTTGCGGCCCCCGTGCGCAACCGCGCCAACGATGTCAACTTCCTCTACCATCAGGACCCGGATTTCTTTTACCTGACCGGCTACGATGAGCCCGATGCCGTGCTGGTGCTCTTCAAAGAGCCGCAAACCATCAATGGGCAGGCCGGGGTTACGGAGGCGCTGTTTGTGCAGCCACGCGACCCGCAGGCCGAGCAGTGGACCGGCCGCCGCCTGGGCAGTGCCGGCGCCAAAGACCAGCTTAAGCTCCAGTACACCGCCGAGAACAAGGCCTTTGCCGGAGCCGGTATCCGCTGGGCCGATTTCGGGCAGGTGCTCTTCACCAGTCTGCCTGCCGATGTGCGGGATGACCGCCGCGACCCCGCCGACCTCTACAACCTGGTAGCCGACTTCCGGCAGCAGGTCGCTGTGCCCGCCGACTACAGCCCGGCCCGCGCTGAGCTGTACAACCGGCTGCAGCGCTCCGGGGTAAGCAACGCCCCGCAGATGAAAGGCTACCTTGAAAGGCTGATGAAAGAACAGCCGGCCCTGGCCGCCGATACCTACATTCAGGGGTATTTGCAGGCCGCCACCGATGCCGAGCGCCAGAAGGCGCTGGCTGCCCGGCCCGTGGACCGGCACGACGCCAGCCTGCTTAATAATGCCCTGGACCAGCTGCGCGAGATAAAGACTCCGGAAGAGCTGGCGCACCTGCGCCGGGCCATCCGCATCAGCGCCGTAGGCCAGCAGGAGGTGATGAAGGCACTGAAGCCGGAGATGGGCGAAATGGAGGTGCAGGGCCTGCACGAGTATGTGTACAAGCGGTACGGTGCCGAGTTTGAAGGCTACCCCAGCATTGTGGGCGCCGGCGCCAACGGCTGCATTCTGCACTACGAAACCAACGACAAGCAGCAGGTGAAAAACGACCTGCTCCTGATGGACTGCGGGGCTGAATACCACGGCTACACCGCCGATGTAACGCGCACTATTCCGCCCAGCGGCAAGTTCAGTCCCGAGCAGCGGCAGGTATACGAGCTGGTGCTGGCTGCGCAGGAAGCCGGCTTTGCGGAGTGCAAGCCCGGCAATGCCTTCAGCGCCCCGGGCAAAGCCGCCCAGGATGTCATTACGGCCGGCTTGCTGAAGCTGGGCATCATTACCAAGCCCGAGGATGTACGCCGCTATTTCCCGCACGGCACCTCCCACTACCTGGGCCTGGATGTGCACGACCGGGGCACTTACGGGCCCCTGCGCGCCGGAAACGTTATTACCGTGGAGCCCGGCATCTATATCCCGGAGGGCAGCCCCTGTGATAAAAAGTGGTGGAATATTGGCGTGCGCATCGAAGATGATGTGCTCCTGACCAGCACCGGCTACGAAAACCTTTCCAAAGAAGCGCCGCGCACCGTGGCGGATATTGAGAAGCTGATGGCTAAATCCAGTGTGCTGGAAGCCTTTAAGCTGCCAGTGCTGAAATAG
- the rocD gene encoding ornithine--oxo-acid transaminase, protein METTSPTATQTRSQQLMALEDQYGAHNYHPLPVVLNRGEGVHLWDVEGKHYYDFLSAYSAVNQGHCHPRIIGAMTEQAQKLTLTSRAFFNDQLGAAEKQLCELFNYDKALLMNSGAEAVETALKLARKWGYQEKGIAPNMARIIVAEHNFHGRTTGIISFSTDPDSTGGFGPYMPGYQVVPYDDLAALEEAVQDPHVCAFLVEPIQGEAGVMVPSEGYLAKAHAICKAHKVLFIADEIQTGLGRTGALLATCYEGVHADILVLGKALSGGMLPVSAVLARDEIMLTIQPGQHGSTFGGNPLACAVMRAALDVLLDEKLIENARAMGEVFRERMRRVQAKRPEVVELVRGKGLLNAVVIKPHADGRTAWDVCVTLMERGVLAKPTHGDIIRFAPPLVINEEQLHEACDIIEQTIMEF, encoded by the coding sequence ATGGAAACCACCTCCCCTACCGCCACCCAGACCCGCAGCCAGCAGCTGATGGCCCTCGAAGACCAGTATGGTGCCCACAACTACCACCCGCTGCCCGTGGTGCTCAACCGGGGCGAGGGCGTGCACCTGTGGGATGTGGAAGGCAAGCACTACTACGATTTCCTCTCCGCCTATTCTGCCGTAAACCAGGGTCACTGCCACCCGCGCATCATCGGGGCCATGACGGAGCAGGCCCAGAAGCTCACGCTCACCTCCCGCGCCTTCTTCAACGACCAGTTGGGCGCCGCCGAAAAGCAGCTTTGCGAGCTGTTCAACTACGACAAGGCGCTGCTGATGAACTCCGGCGCCGAAGCCGTAGAAACCGCCCTGAAGCTGGCCCGCAAGTGGGGCTACCAGGAAAAAGGCATTGCGCCCAACATGGCCCGCATCATTGTGGCCGAGCATAACTTCCACGGCCGCACCACCGGCATCATCTCCTTCAGCACCGACCCCGACAGCACCGGCGGCTTCGGCCCCTACATGCCCGGCTACCAGGTAGTGCCTTATGATGATCTGGCGGCGCTGGAAGAAGCCGTGCAGGACCCGCACGTGTGCGCTTTTCTGGTAGAGCCCATTCAGGGTGAGGCCGGCGTGATGGTGCCATCCGAAGGCTACCTGGCCAAAGCCCACGCCATCTGCAAAGCCCACAAGGTGCTGTTTATTGCCGATGAGATTCAGACCGGCCTGGGCCGCACCGGCGCGCTGCTGGCCACTTGCTACGAGGGCGTGCACGCCGATATTCTGGTGCTGGGCAAAGCCCTGAGCGGCGGCATGCTGCCGGTTTCGGCGGTGCTGGCGCGCGACGAGATTATGCTCACCATTCAGCCCGGGCAGCACGGCTCCACGTTTGGCGGCAACCCGCTGGCCTGCGCCGTGATGCGCGCCGCGCTGGATGTGCTGCTCGATGAAAAGCTAATTGAAAACGCCCGCGCCATGGGCGAGGTATTCCGGGAGCGGATGCGCCGCGTGCAGGCCAAGCGCCCAGAAGTAGTAGAGCTGGTGCGCGGCAAAGGCCTGCTGAACGCCGTAGTCATCAAGCCCCACGCCGACGGCCGCACGGCCTGGGACGTGTGTGTAACCCTGATGGAGCGCGGCGTGCTGGCCAAGCCCACCCACGGCGACATTATCCGCTTTGCCCCGCCGCTGGTGATCAATGAAGAGCAGCTGCACGAAGCCTGCGACATCATTGAGCAGACTATTATGGAGTTTTAA
- the hemB gene encoding porphobilinogen synthase, whose translation MPILPSHRPRRNRKSEVIRNMVQETNLAVQDFIYPVFLIEGQNQQIEIHSMPGIYRHSADRLIDEIGQCVELGIKAFAPFPGINDALKDRLARESANPEGLYLKTITDIKRQFPDVVLMTDVAMDPYSSDGHDGVVDPESGEILNDASLEVLGQMALAQARAGADIIGPSDMMDGRVAWIREVLDSNAFTNVSIMSYTAKYASAFYGPFRDALDSAPKKGDKKTYQMNPANRREALRELALDEQEGADMVMIKPALSYLDVIREVRDHTQLPVTAYNVSGEYAMIKAAAQNGWLDGERTMMEVLLSIKRAGADAILTYFAKEAAAVLRRG comes from the coding sequence ATGCCTATTCTTCCCTCGCACCGTCCGCGGCGCAACCGTAAATCCGAAGTTATCCGCAATATGGTCCAGGAGACCAACCTGGCGGTGCAGGATTTCATTTACCCGGTCTTTTTGATTGAAGGCCAGAATCAGCAGATTGAAATTCACTCCATGCCGGGCATCTACCGGCACTCCGCCGACCGTCTCATCGACGAAATCGGGCAGTGCGTAGAGCTGGGCATTAAAGCATTTGCCCCCTTTCCCGGCATTAACGATGCCCTGAAAGACCGGCTGGCCCGCGAAAGCGCCAACCCGGAAGGCCTCTACCTCAAAACCATAACCGACATTAAGCGCCAGTTCCCGGATGTGGTTTTGATGACCGACGTGGCCATGGACCCCTACTCTTCCGACGGGCACGACGGCGTTGTAGACCCGGAATCGGGGGAGATTCTGAACGATGCTTCCCTGGAGGTGCTGGGCCAGATGGCCCTGGCGCAGGCCCGCGCCGGTGCCGATATCATCGGCCCCTCGGATATGATGGATGGCCGCGTGGCCTGGATCCGGGAGGTGCTCGACAGCAATGCCTTTACCAACGTGAGCATCATGAGCTACACGGCCAAGTACGCTTCCGCTTTCTACGGCCCCTTCCGCGACGCGCTGGACTCGGCCCCGAAAAAAGGCGACAAGAAAACCTACCAGATGAACCCCGCCAACCGCCGCGAAGCCCTGCGCGAGCTGGCGCTGGACGAGCAGGAAGGCGCCGACATGGTGATGATAAAGCCCGCCCTGAGCTACCTGGACGTGATTCGGGAAGTGCGCGACCATACGCAACTGCCGGTCACGGCTTACAACGTATCGGGCGAGTATGCCATGATTAAAGCAGCTGCCCAAAACGGCTGGCTCGATGGGGAGCGGACCATGATGGAAGTGCTGCTGAGCATTAAGCGCGCCGGGGCCGATGCCATCCTGACCTACTTCGCCAAGGAAGCCGCTGCGGTGCTGCGCCGCGGCTAA
- a CDS encoding DUF2314 domain-containing protein, whose protein sequence is MNSSSLPRFLFFSVLAGSTLLVPAQVQAQKKAAPTEQPSGLAGTEQADVLREWDKTIAKPVKQAQKTLPSVKKRYAAGLPAGQTLYLTTRLFDSNGQFEQVFVQVTSWQGNEVTGTLANHLELVQQYQPNQAITFPEQAVLDWTITTPDGREEGNFVGKFIDQLQQSSGQ, encoded by the coding sequence ATGAATTCCTCCTCACTTCCACGCTTCCTCTTCTTTAGCGTGCTGGCGGGCAGCACGCTGCTGGTGCCTGCACAGGTGCAGGCCCAGAAAAAAGCCGCCCCTACCGAACAGCCGTCTGGCTTGGCCGGGACAGAACAAGCAGATGTGTTGCGCGAATGGGATAAGACGATTGCCAAACCGGTGAAGCAGGCTCAAAAAACGCTGCCATCGGTTAAAAAGCGCTACGCCGCCGGGCTGCCGGCCGGACAAACGCTCTACCTGACTACGCGCCTCTTCGACTCCAACGGGCAGTTTGAGCAGGTATTTGTGCAGGTAACCAGCTGGCAGGGCAATGAGGTAACCGGCACCCTGGCCAATCATTTGGAATTAGTGCAGCAATATCAGCCTAACCAGGCCATTACGTTTCCCGAGCAGGCCGTGCTCGACTGGACCATTACCACGCCCGACGGGCGGGAGGAGGGGAATTTTGTTGGTAAGTTCATTGACCAGTTACAGCAGAGCAGCGGCCAATGA
- the ftsY gene encoding signal recognition particle-docking protein FtsY, producing the protein MGLFDFFKKDKESKEQQQALDEGLQKTKTNFFDQLSKAVVGKATVDEAVLDDLETMLVHADVGIDTTVKVIDRIEKRVARDKYVSTSELDRILREEIVELLDANSGATGSRAILDRPDNTGQPFVIMVVGVNGVGKTTTIGKLAHRFHSAGKKVVLGAADTFRAAAVDQLIIWGQRVGVPVISHGMNTDPASVAYDAVKRGVEMGADVVIIDTAGRLHNKVNLMNELTKIKRVMQKVIPDAPHEVLLVLDGSTGQNAFLQAKEFTKATEVTALAITKLDGTAKGGVVIGISDQLNVPVRYIGVGEKMTDLQLFDRHTFVNSLFKK; encoded by the coding sequence ATGGGACTTTTCGATTTTTTCAAGAAGGACAAGGAAAGCAAGGAGCAGCAGCAGGCTCTCGATGAAGGCCTGCAGAAGACTAAAACCAACTTCTTTGATCAGCTAAGCAAAGCCGTGGTGGGCAAAGCCACCGTGGACGAAGCCGTGCTGGATGACCTGGAAACGATGCTGGTGCATGCCGATGTGGGCATCGACACCACCGTGAAGGTGATTGACCGGATTGAGAAGCGCGTAGCCCGCGACAAGTACGTGAGCACCTCCGAACTGGACCGCATCCTGCGCGAGGAAATTGTGGAGCTGCTGGACGCCAACAGCGGCGCCACCGGCTCCCGCGCCATCCTGGACCGCCCTGACAATACCGGCCAGCCCTTCGTAATTATGGTGGTGGGCGTGAACGGAGTGGGTAAAACCACCACCATTGGCAAGCTGGCCCACCGCTTCCACTCTGCCGGCAAGAAAGTAGTGCTGGGCGCTGCCGATACCTTCCGGGCCGCCGCCGTCGACCAACTCATCATCTGGGGCCAGCGCGTGGGCGTACCCGTTATTTCCCACGGCATGAACACCGACCCCGCTTCCGTTGCCTACGATGCCGTGAAGCGAGGCGTGGAAATGGGGGCTGATGTAGTCATTATTGATACCGCCGGCCGCCTACACAACAAGGTGAACCTGATGAACGAGTTGACCAAAATCAAGCGTGTGATGCAGAAGGTGATTCCCGATGCGCCCCACGAAGTACTGTTGGTACTGGATGGCAGCACCGGCCAGAATGCCTTCCTGCAAGCCAAGGAATTCACCAAAGCCACCGAGGTAACGGCCCTGGCCATCACCAAGCTCGACGGCACGGCCAAAGGCGGCGTGGTTATCGGTATCAGTGACCAGCTGAACGTGCCCGTGCGCTACATCGGCGTAGGGGAAAAGATGACGGACCTGCAGCTGTTTGACCGCCATACGTTCGTTAACTCGCTGTTTAAGAAGTAA
- a CDS encoding phosphatase PAP2 family protein, with protein MNAFDYHIITFVNQFARQSDFFDSLINLFVFNNLLKGGIVAMTFWFLWFYQHTPNRVHVRQMLLATLVGGLLAMFVARVLVHVLPFRVRPLYNKELKFVNPIADWRSKTSSSFNDVNSMPSDTATLVLALTTGILLINRRIGLLVLGYVLIFVCLPRIYIGVHNPTDILAGGLIGASCVLLTTRPYVLNRLFAPLLTLGKQYPSVFYVGLFIITYQVGAMFEEFRQIAVFLFGTH; from the coding sequence ATGAACGCATTTGATTATCACATTATCACCTTTGTAAACCAGTTCGCCCGCCAGTCCGATTTCTTCGACTCGCTGATTAACCTGTTCGTGTTCAATAACCTATTGAAGGGTGGCATTGTGGCCATGACGTTCTGGTTTCTCTGGTTTTATCAGCACACGCCCAACCGGGTACATGTCCGGCAGATGCTGCTGGCCACGCTGGTAGGTGGTTTGCTGGCCATGTTTGTGGCGCGGGTACTAGTGCATGTGCTGCCCTTTCGGGTGCGCCCCCTGTACAACAAGGAGCTAAAGTTTGTGAACCCCATTGCCGACTGGCGCAGCAAGACCTCTTCCTCCTTCAACGATGTAAACTCCATGCCCAGCGACACGGCCACGCTGGTGCTGGCTTTAACCACCGGCATTCTGCTGATTAACCGGCGCATTGGGTTGCTGGTGCTGGGGTACGTGCTAATCTTCGTGTGCCTGCCCCGCATCTATATTGGCGTGCACAACCCCACGGATATACTGGCGGGTGGGCTTATTGGGGCCTCCTGTGTGCTGCTCACCACACGCCCCTACGTGCTCAACCGGCTATTTGCGCCCCTGCTCACGCTGGGCAAGCAGTACCCCAGTGTGTTTTATGTGGGCCTGTTTATCATCACCTATCAGGTAGGGGCCATGTTTGAGGAGTTCCGGCAGATTGCCGTTTTCCTCTTTGGTACGCATTGA